From a single Osmerus mordax isolate fOsmMor3 chromosome 6, fOsmMor3.pri, whole genome shotgun sequence genomic region:
- the megf8 gene encoding LOW QUALITY PROTEIN: multiple epidermal growth factor-like domains protein 8 (The sequence of the model RefSeq protein was modified relative to this genomic sequence to represent the inferred CDS: inserted 3 bases in 2 codons; deleted 5 bases in 4 codons) codes for MGERMASHLPIHLLLLLMAWGPGCRAGDCKGHRQVLRGPPGYVTDGPGNYSVNGNCEWLIKAPSNNYRIVLNFTFMETECTYDYLFVYDGDSYQSPLLASLSGTTLPQPIEAKSGKMLLHLFSDANYNLLGFNATYTFSVCPGACGGQGRCDTASSQCQCLSGWGGVDCTTPLCPQACVLHGTCDKRGDRCLCNSGFLGQSCQLGLRDDSGAGQWWNVNGGDPYTPARTGSAGVYLSPTGAMYLFGGQETGGGFDLNRALGDLVKYNFSSNQWENRSYGHSPVARHSHTAVEWNGQIGHLPEASSLVALWASDVWVYRPLLDDWKQLGLSDSPGAPRLANHAAAVVDDYLYVFGERSACRVDQISGAYGWWGERTRFLTSLHSCRTDNYVPGLHLLTFQHPRNDSQPDKVAILRSTSIILSPTTEMDVTLQFRGFIHPLWGAPPPAPPPTETVSMSARIQRLHFEARMASGPNSLQLKEVVGHWAAHQEKEIKLLSRPDGSLLFPNLTRGNHYLVQAEGYLNNSGSGQTSEMALIWNRTALPGGSEISFLFLXYRSGSCSGYQSCLACLSDQSCGWCPSLARCLARAGLHLEICPEDTGDGEHHLLLAPQHCTLCEEYRDCSTCTQDPYCEWQINSSKKADYQCSRRGRLEGSIRDPGVCPKVCNQRKTCGECLSNSSQCAWCESAQACFLLRAYLTKYPYGECRDWYDSVHSVPQCKQCSALATCTDCLETFQCGWCGDYNNPTIGRCLRGDWAGLDEPSVYNCSVAVADVRATGPEPQTSAPPRPMEMELELEHLEEGDQEAVWSYPTCPDVEECRLGLHNCHPFATCVNTPTSYECXCERGYTGDGTLHCNQTCYNECREGQCSGSPRFECECSLGWTSDPATLVLSGVECDVDCGCNFHSTCITAPGICDQCQDWTTGPQCEHCRPGSFGSALASAGGCVPCQCNGHGDPQQGYCHNQTGQCYCTHHTQGAHCEACLPGYYGDPSDNGTCFRQCQGRSVLLSSSSSSPLPVSSSLGWRGGLGGRGGLSHCLWVLSVSETLTPCLPGQLCPPVALTLHPDSQTQCSSSYVYVFDGLPQFLANGAVHSDHNLIGAFCGTTRTQPTTVEATSGVISVYFEANVSSDRPQGFNASFWVRRCRQGQEETEEGAPVCEGVAQCRGGLCQCPPGYGGPHCDRLLCPQDCGLAEGRGSCNMSLGVCVCSEGWAGSDCSAQVDSSSLVWETLLDTQLTANQAHRFLHRMGHTLVSGPQGNLWMYGGLSLSEGILGNVYRYSVNERRWTQMLTSSVDESSAPRPRYYHASALLANHEPLTASHNIMLVVGGITQKGVANDTWSLNLSSLVWRQYKSSLQPPVAGHSLTVRRDSSVLLIGGYSPENGFNHHLLEFNLHSGNWTIAPHTGTPPTGLYGHSAVYHEQTDAVYVFGGYRFNVETVEPSGELYSLYYPNLTWSLLVPSQGSKPMFRYFHTAALMKDTMVVVGGRTEDEDYSNSVSLYQINCNTWIQPASAVGEPINRSVSLAMAAWDGRLFLSGGFNGVTLGRLLTLTVPSEPCALLPTPEACNATTGSCVWCRGSCTSAHVAERTGCAIGQSSCSPTPRLHDQCRRLKTCSECLARHPRILSSHSQLAPPCKWCTNCPEGACISSSVSCTSEHDCRINQREIFLSSNCTETSCDASDCPKCTASGKCMWTRQFKRTGETRRILSVNPTYDWTCFSYALLNVSPMQVESSPPLPCPTPCDQLRNCTLCLNSNGSDGGWQHCVWSMALQQCMSPSYVPLRCEAGQCGRLLSRGDSCSPQCAQLSQCSQCIARPQCGWCAARGANGVGRCQQGGLDGVSDGVCPQRNSSWSFLFCPEEDECANGHHDCNSTQDCHDLPQGYHCTCKHGYLLSSVSGQCEPVCMQGCVNGSCVSPGVCQCHFGFVGENCSSQCRCNKHSNCANVSRPDVCLECHNNTMGPHCEKCKPLYVGSATGGGTCRSCREFCRGNSAVCLSQDQHRKALENPHNHPLDPDRILQWVSEGPTEDSAVCVSCQNNSVGDKCESCLSGFFLLQGKCDKCQCNGHADTCNENDGTGCPCQNNTETAACLSSSQSDKKDCYRLQCAKCKETFNGTPVNGRQCYRQLNVDSDACFDPTSQTSCFHDPTIRNLPRGRTVYFSAQPKFTNVDIRVTIDVTFGEVEVYVSNSHDTFIVEVDRQTGVHVIKIEDETAARGGATGGRESPPSPMKVYANSSSGLGGPILPGNPLQLQAKGPERVVREERAEGLISYITVWKPQTVLIVRGVRDRVVVTFPHEVHSLKSSRFYVALRGVGTDERQGESQGLLFLRQDQAHIDLFVFFSVFFSCFFLFLSVCVLLWKVKQFLDFRREQRRHIQEMTKMASRPFAKLTVYLEPDEPQLIYLPSTGGGGVGGSTVSLAHARSGKLGGVVVGQRGRTGVVSYKNDPASGPVAHHHHHLTLGGGGNSGQHLPLHYLNTHHYAPTTTSTPASHHHHHPSSHSGYQHFCRSDPFLSQLMGFSYSTFKVGPITLEPTDDGMAGVATVLIQLPGGILAPNRACLGSALVTLRQNLQEYCGHGNGGGHPGSSGGRKGLLGHQHLTTMAM; via the exons atgggggagaggatggCGTCCCACCTCCCTATCCACCTGCTACTGCTGCTAATGGCCTGGGGCCCAGGGTGCAGGGCAGGGGACTGCAAGGGCCACAGGCAGGTGTTGAGGGGACCTCCAGGATATGTCACAGATGGACCTGGAAACTACTCTGTTAACGGAAACTGCGAGTGGCTCATCAAAG CCCCCAGCAACAACTATCGTATTGTCCTGAACTTCACCTTCATGGAGACGGAATGCACCTACGATTACCTGTTTGTCTACGATGGAGACTCGTACCAGAGCCCCCTACTGGCCAGTCTGAGTGGCACCACCCTGCCTCAGCCCATAGAAGCCAAGTCTGGCAAG ATGCTGCTTCATCTGTTCAGCGACGCTAATTACAATCTTCTGGGATTCAATGCCACCTACACGTTCTCCGTGTGCCCTGGTGCCTGCGGGGGCCAGGGGCGCTGCGACACAGCTTCCTCCCAGTGTCAGTGCCTCTCGGGCTGGGGAGGAGTGGACTGcaccacccctctctgcccccaggCCTGCGTCTTGCACGGCACGTGTGACAAG AGAGGAGATCGCTGCCTCTGCAACTCGGGTTTCCTGGGTCAGAGCTGTCAGCTCGGTCTCCGTGACGACAGCGGGGCGGGGCAGTGGTGGAACGTAAACGGCGGCGACCCGTACACGCCCGCCAGGACGGGGTCTGCTGGGGTCTACCTGTCCCCCACTGGAGCCATGTACCTGTTCGGAGGTCAGGAGACTGGAGGC GGGTTCGACCTAAATAGAGCACTGGGGGACTTGGTTAAATACAACTTCAGCTCCAACCAGTGGGAGAACAGGTCTTACGGACACTCTCCAGT TGCCCGTCACTCTCACACAGCGGTAGAGTGGAATGGTCAAATAGGTCATCTTCCGGAGGCGAGCTCGCTAGTGGCGCTCTGGGCTAGTGACGTCTGGGTGTACCGGCCACTTCTGGACGACTGGAAGCAGCTCGGCCTATCGGATTCTCCCGGGGCC CCGAGACTTGCCAACCACGCGGCTGCCGTAGTGGACGATTATCTCTATGTGTTCGGAG AGCGCAGTGCGTGCCGTGTGGACCAGATCTCCGGGGCGTACGGCTGGTGGGGAGAGCGTACCCGTTTCCtaacctccctccactcctgtcGCACCGACAACTATGTCCCGGGACTGCACCTGCTCACCTTCCAGCACCCCCGCAACGACTCCCAGCCCGACAAG gtggCCATCCTCCGCAGCACCTCCATCATCCTCAGCCCCACCACGGAGATGGACGTCACCCTGCAGTTCCGGGGCTTCATCCACCCGCTGTGGGGCGCCCCTCCGCCggcgcccccccccaccgagaCGGTCTCCATGTCGGCCCGCATCCAGAGGCTCCACTTCGAGGCTCGCATGGCCTCCGGACCCAACTCCTTACAGCTG AAGGAGGTGGTGGGTCACTGGGCAGCTCACCAGGAGAAGGAGATCAAGCTGCTGTCTCGCCCGGACGGGAGTCTCCTGTTCCCCAACCTGACCCGGGGGAACCACTACCTGGTCCAGGCCGAGGGCTACCTGAATAACTCCGGCTCTGGCCAGACCAGCGAGATGGCCCTCATCTGGAACAGGACTGCTCTGCCCGGGGGCAGT GAGATTTCCTTCCTGTTCCT GTACCGCTCAGGCTCCTGCTCGGGGTACCAGTCCTGCCTGGCCTGCCTGTCGGACCAGTCCTGTGGCTGGTGCCCCTCCCTGGCCCGCTGCCTGGCGCGCGCCGGCCTGCACCTGGAGATCTGCCCGGAGGACACGGGGGACGGAGAGCACCACCTGCTGTTGGCGCCACAACACTGCACCCTGTGTGAGGAA TACAGAGACTGCTCTACCTGCACCCAG GACCCTTACTGTGAATGGCAAATCAACTCGAGCAAGAAGGCTGACTACCAATGCAGCCGGCGGGGGAGGCTGGAAGGTTCCATTCGAGATCCGGGGGTGTGTCCGAAAGTGTGCAACCA GAGGAAGACATGCGGGGAGTGTCTGTCCAACTCCAGCCAGTGTGCCTGGTGCGAGTCTGCCCAGGCCTGCTTTCTACTT CGGGCCTACCTCACCAAGTACCCCTACGGAGAGTGCAGGGACTGGTACGACAG TGTCCACTCTGTACCCCAGTGTAAGCAGTGCTCTGCCCTGGCTACCTGCACCGACTGTCTGGAGACCTTCCAGTGTGGCTGGTGCGGGGACTACAACAACCCCACCATCGGCAG GTGCCTGAGAGGGGACTGGGCGGGTTTGGACGAACCGTCCGTCTATAACTGCAGTGTCGCCGTGGCAGACGTGCGAGCCACAGG ccccgaGCCCCAGACCTCGGCCCCCCCGCGGCCCATGGagatggagctggagctggagcacctggaggagggggaccaGGAGGCCGTGTGGTCCTACCCCACCTGCCCCGACGTGGAGGAGTGCCGGCTGGGCCTCCACAACTGCCACCCCTTT GCCACCTGCGTCAACACGCCCACCTCGTACGAGT ACTGTGAGAGGGGCTACACTGGAGACGGGACCCTGCACTGCAACCAGAC aTGCTATAACGAGTGCCGTGAGGGCCAGTGCAGCGGCAGCCCCAGGTTCGAGTGCGAGTGCTCCCTGGGCTGGACCTCTGACCCGGCCACGCTGGTCCTGAGCGGGGTGGAGTGTGACGTGGACTGCGGCTGTAACTTCCACAGCACCTGCATCACCGCTCCAGGCATCTGCGACCAGTGCCAGG atTGGACCACGGGGCCCCAGTGTGAGCACTGTCGCCCCGGGAGCTTCGGCTCGGCTCTGGCCAGCGCCGGGGGCTGCGTGCCCTGCCAGTGTAACGGCCACGGGGACCCCCAGCAGGGCTACTGCCACAACCAGACGGGCCAGTGCTactgcacacaccacacccagggGGCTCACTGCGAGGCCTGCCTGCCAGGCTACTACGGAGACCCCAG tgATAACGGCACCTGTTTCCGTCAGTGCCAGGGCCGCTCCGTgctgctgtcctcctcctcctcctcccccctgcccgtctcctcctccctggggtggcgggggggcctggggggcaggggtggcctGTCCCACTGCCTGTGGGTCCTGTCCGTGTCGGAGACCCTGACCCCCTGCCTGCCCGGCCAGCTGTGCCCCCCTGTGGCTCTCACCCTGCACCCTGACTCCCAAACGCAGTGCAGT AGCTCCTATGTCTACGTGTTTGACGGCCTGCCTCAATTCCTGGCCAACGGGGCGGTGCACTCCGACCACAACCTGATTGGTGCATTCTGTGGGACCACCCGGACTCAGCCAACCACTGTGGAGGCCACCTCGG gtgttATCTCTGTCTACTTCGAGGCCAACGTGTCATCGGACCGGCCCCAGGGCTTCAACGCCTCTTTCTGGGTGCGTCGCTGCCGCCAGGGccaggaggagacggaggagggggcACCGGTGTGCGAGGGGGTGGCCCAGTGCCGCGGGGGCCTCTGCCAGTGTCCCCCGGGTTACGGAGGCCCCCACTGCGACAGGCTGCTCTGCCCCCAGGACTGTGGACTAGCAGAGGGCAGAGGGTCCTGCAACATG TCTctgggagtgtgcgtgtgttctgaGGGCTGGGCTGGCTCCGACTGCTCTGCTCAAGTGGACTCCAGTAGCCTGGTGTGGGAAACTCTGCTAGACACACAGCTCACGGCG AACCAGGCCCACAGGTTCCTCCACAGAATGGGCCACACCCTGGTGTCTGGGCCCCAGGGGAACCTCTGGATGTATGggggactctctctgtctgagggcaTCCTGGGAAACGTTTACAg GTACTCTGTCAACGAGCGTCGCTGGACTCAGATGTTAACCAGCTCGGTGGACGAGAGCTCCGCCCCCAGACCTCGCTATTACCACGCCTCCGCCCTGCTGGCCAATCACGAGCCTCTCACAGCCAGTCACAACATCATGCTGGTGGTGGGCGGGATCACCCAGAAGGGTGTGGCCAATGACACGTGGAGCCTGAACCTCAGCAGCCTGGTGTGGAGGCAGTACAAG aGCTCGCTGCAGCCCCCGGTGGCGGGCCACTCGCTGACGGTGCGTAGGGACTCGTCTGTGCTGCTCATCGGTGGTTATTCTCCCGAGAACGGCTTcaaccaccacctgctggagtTCAACCTCCACTCTGGAAACTGGACCATCGCGCCCCACACCGGAACGCCCCCTACAG gcctgtACGGCCACTCGGCGGTGTACCACGAGCAGACTGATGCCGTGTACGTGTTCGGAGGCTACCGCTTCAACGTGGAGACAGTGGAGCCCTCAGGGGAACTGTACAGTCTGTACTACCCCAACCTCACCTGGTCTCTGCTGGTCCCCTCACAGGGCAGTAAG cccatgTTCCGTTACTTCCACACAGCGGCCCTGATGAAAGACACCATGGTGGTAGTGGGCGGGAGGACCGAGGACGAGGACTACAGCAACTCTGTGTCCCTCTACCAGATCAACTGTAACACCTGGATACAGCCTG CTTCGGCGGTGGGCGAGCCGATCAACCGCTCTGTGTCCCTGGCCATGGCGGCGTGGGACGGGCGCCTGTTCCTCTCCGGGGGGTTCAACGGGGTCACGCTGGGGCGCCTCCTCACCCTGACCGTGCCCTCGGAGCCGTGCGCCCTGCTGCCGACCCCCGAGGCGTGCAACGCCACCACAGGCAGCTGCGTGTGGTGCAGGGGGAGCTGCACCTCCGCCCACGTGGCCGAGCG gACCGGCTGTGCCATTGGCCAGTCGTCCTGCTCCCCCACGCCCCGCCTCCATGACCAGTGTCGCAGGCTGAAGACCTGCAGCGAGTGTCTCGCCAGGCACCCCCGAATCCTCTCCAGCCactcccag CTGGCCCCGCCCTGCAAGTGGTGCACCAACTGTCCGGAAGGCGCCTGCATCAGCAGCTCCGTCAGCTGCACGTCGGAGCACGACTGCAGGATCAACCAGCGGGAGATCTTCCTGTCCAGCAACTGCACGGAGACCAGCTGCGACGCGTCCGACTGCCCCAAGTGCACTGCCTCCGGGAAGTGCATGTGGACGCGCCAGTTCAAACGcacgg gagagaccagacgcATCCTGAGCGTGAACCCCACCTACGACTGGACGTGCTTCAGCTACGCCCTCCTCAACGTGTCCCCCATGCAGGTGGAGTCGTCCccgcccctgccctgccccaccCCGTGCGACCAGCTCCGCAACTGCACCCTCTGCCTCAACTCCAACGGCTCCGACGGCGGCTGGCAGCACTGCGTGTGGAGCATGGCCCTGCAGCAG TGCATGAGTCCGTCCTACGTGCCGCTGCGATGCGAGGCCGGCCAGTGCGGACGCCTGCTGTCCAGAGGAGACTCCTGCTCGCCCCAGTGCGCCCAGCTCTCTCAGTGCTCCCAGTGCATCGCCAGGCCCCAGTGTGGCTGGTGCGCTGCCCGGGGAGCCAATGGGGTGGGCCGCTGCCAGCAGGGAGGACTGGATG gtGTGAGCGACGGGGTGTGCCCTCAGAGGAACAGCAGCTGGTCCTTCCTGTTCTGCCCCGAGGAGGACGAGTGCGCCAACGGCCACCACGACTGCAACAGCACCCAGGACTGCCACGACCTGCCTCAGGGCTACCACTGCACCTGCAAGCACGGCTACCTCCTCAGCAG TGTGTCGGGCCAGTGTGAGCCGGTGTGCATGCAGGGCTGTGTGAACGGCTCCTGTGTGTCCCCAGGGGTGTGTCAGTGTCACTTTGGCTTCGTGGGGGAGAACTGCTCCTCTCAGTGCCGCTGCAACAAGCACAGCAACTGTGCCAACGTGTCCCGGCCAGATGTGTGCCTGGAATGCCAcaacaacaccatg ggcccccacTGTGAGAAGTGCAAGCCTCTGTACGTGGGCTCGGCCACTGGCGGGGGAACGTGTCGCTCCTGCAGGGAGTTCTGCCGGGGGAacagtgctgtgtgtctgtcccaggACCAGCACAGGAAGGCGCTGGAGAACCCACACAACCACCCGCTCGACCCTGACAGA ATCTTGCAGTGGGTGTCGGAGGGCCCCACGGAGGACAGCGCTGTCTGCGTGAGCTGTCAGAACAACAGCGTGGGGGACAAGTGTGAGAGCTGTCTCAGCGGGTTCTTCCTGCTCCAGGGGAAGTGCGACAA GTGTCAGTGTAACGGCCACGCGGACACGTGTAATGAGAACGACGGCACAGGCTGCCCCTGCCAGAACAACACAGAGACGGCCGCCTGCCTCAGCAGCTCACAGAGCGACAAGAAAGACTGCTACCGACTCCAG TGCGCCAAGTGTAAAGAAACCTTCAACGGCACGCCCGTGAACGGCCGCCAGTGCTACCGGCAGCTCAACGTGGACAGCGACGCCTGCTTCGACCCGACCTCCCAGACCAGCTGCTTCCACGACCCCACCATCCGCAACCTGCCCCGCGGGCGCACCGTCTACTTCTCGGCCCAGCCCAAGTTCACCAACGTGGACATACGGGTCACCATCGACGTCACCTTCGGCGAGGTGGAGGTCTACGTGTCCAACTCCCACGACACCTTCATCGTGGAGGTGGACCGGCAGACGGGCGTCCACGTCATCAAGATCGAGGACGAGACGGCGGCCCGGGGAGGGGCGACCGGAGGGAGGGAGTCGCCCCCGTCCCCCATGAAGGTCTACGCCAACTCCTCGTCCGGCCTCGGGGGCCCCATCCTGCCCGGCAACCCCCTGCAGCTCCAGGCCAAGGGCCCGGAGCGCGTGGTGAGGGAGGAGCGAGCGGAGGGCCTCATCTCCTACATCACTGTGTGGAAGCCCCAGACGGTGCTGATCGTGCGCGGCGTCCGCGACCGCGTGGTCGTCACCTTCCCCCACGAGGTGCACTCGCTCAAGTCCAGCCGCTTCTACGTGGCCCTGCGGGGGGTGGGCACGGacgagaggcagggggagtccCAGGGGCTGCTGTTTCTCCGGCAGGACCAGGCCCACATCGACCTGTTTGTCTTCTTCTCCGTCTTCTTCTCctgcttcttcctcttcctgtcggtCTGCGTCCTCCTCTGGAAGGTCAAGCAGTTCCTGGACTTCCGCCGCGAGCAGAGACGCCACATCCAGGAGATGACCAAGATGGCGTCGCGCCCCTTCGCCAAGCTCACTGTTTACCTGGAG